The following nucleotide sequence is from Alkalihalobacillus sp. LMS39.
AGCGGAGGAGATCCGCCAACATACTCTGGAAAATTTAGATTATTATTTAGATGAATTAACAGAAAACGTAGTGAAACAGGGCGGGCATGTGTTTTTTGCGCAAACCGCTGAAGAAGCGAATGAGTATATAACAAACATCGCCAAGCAAAAAAACGCCAAAAAAGTCATTAAATCAAAATCAATGGTCACTGAAGAAATTAGTATGAATGAAGCGCTAGAGCAAATCGGTTGTGAAGTGATTGAATCAGACTTAGGCGAATACATCTTACAAATTGATGACCATGACCCACCATCACATATCGTCGCCCCGGCCTTACACAAAAACAAAGAGCAAATCCGTGATACATTTTCAGTGAAAAAAGGATACACAAAAACAGAAAAACCCGAAGAATTAGCGCTTTTTGCAAGAGAACAGCTCCGCAAAGAATTTCTAGAAGCTGACCTTGGAATTACAGGTTGTAATTTTGCTGTCGCCGAATCTGGAGCAATTTCTCTCGTAACAAATGAAGGGAACGCTCGATTATCGACAACATTACCGAAAACACAAATTACAGTCATGGGAATGGAGCGTATTGTTCCGACATGGGAAGAACTTGATATTTTAGTGAGTATGTTATGCCGGAGTGCTGTCGGGCAAAAATTAACGAGTTATATTACAGGATTAACAGGACCAAAAGAAGAAGGCGATGTCGATGGACCGGAAGAATTTCATCTTGTCATTGTTGATAATGGTCGGTCCAATATTTTAGGAACTGAGTTTCAATCTGTGCTTCAATGTATTCGTTGTGCAGCCTGTATTAATGTTTGTCCAATTTACCGTCATATCGGTGGACATTCGTATGGCTCAATTTACCCTGGCCCAATCGGAGCGGTATTATCACCGCTATTAGGGGGATATGACGATTATAAAGAACTTCCGTATGCCTCAAGCTTATGTGCTGCTTGTACTGAAGCATGTCCTGTCAAAATTCCACTGCACGAACTTTTAATTAAACATCGCAGAAACATTGTGGAAGACCATGGCAAAGCAGCTTTTGGTGAAAAGCTTGCGATGAAAGGATTCTCCTTAGCAGCAAGCAATCCGAAAATTTTTTCCTTTGGCTCAAAAGCAGCCCCAATGATGATGAGTCCACTCGTATCAGAAGGGAAAGTAAAAAAAGGCCCAGGCCCAATTAAACCGTGGACAGATATTCGTGATTTCCCTGAACCTAGCAAACAATCATTCCGCGAATGGTTTAAAAAGCGAGAAAAAGGAGGGGAAACGTCGTGACAAAAGGAACAGTTCAAAACAAAGACAAGTTTTTACAAACAGTTGCCAAAAGCCTTGGTCGAGAACGACGAACTGAAAACGTAACTCGCCCACAATGGACACATCGCCCACAATGGGATGTGTTTAAAGGGAAAACTCAAGATGAATTAGTCGACATCCTTGCTAAACAATGTGAAAACATTCATACCGATATGGTGAAAACAACAGCTGACCAACTGCAACCAGCTCTTGATGCTGTTATCAACGGCTATGAAGCGAATTCAGTGATTAGTTGGGATGACCCACGCTTTGAAGAATATGGGGTAACAAAGTATTTTGAAGAAGCAAAAGCAAAAGGAAAGTCCATTCATACGTGGGATACAGCAATGGGAGAAGAAAACATTACAATCGCTGAAAAAGCGAATGTCGGGATTACGTTTTCAGATATAACATTAGCAGAATCAGGAACAGTTGTATTGTTAAGCAATAGTGGCAAAGGACGCTCAGTCAGCTTATTGCCAACATTTTATGTTGCTATCATTCCAAAAAGTACGATTGTCCCGCGGATGACGCAAGCAACAAGTTATATTCACAAACTTCAACAAGAACAAGGAAAAGTGCCTTCTTGTATTAATTTTATTTCTGGTCCGAGTAATAGTGCCGATATTGAAATGAACCTTGTTGTCGGTGTTCATGGACCGATTCGGGTGACGTATATTGTTGTGATGGATAAATAAAACGGAGAGTGCGAGGGGCGAAAGATGAAGTGCACTTCGTAACGGACATTTGTTCCGTTATTCCCTCTAATACTAGTGAATTCCGAAGCGGAACGGACATCTGTTCCGCTATCTTACCGTTTCCACATTGATTCCTGCAGTTAAACGTCGAATAGCGGAACAAATGTCCGATACGATCAGGAAATAAGGCTATTTCAATAATATAACGGAACAGATGTCCGTTCCGGTTTCATTGCTTCTCTTTTTTTATATCATCAACGACTTTTTCGGCCGCACGTCGAAACAAATTACTCATATGAATAAGAGATGTAATGAGTAGTACTTTTTCTAAATAAACTTTTTCTTCCTCACTGAAAGAATCTACTTCTTTTTCCACTTCTTTTATCCGTTCCTCAAGATCCTGTTTAAATCTTTCCGCATTATTTGATGTCACACTCACATAACTTTGATAAAACGATTCAATGTCGAGAGCATCCTTCTCAATGTTTTCATTTGTTTGTTCGAATGTATCGCGGATGTCATTAATCGATAAGCCCCCTTTTAATTGATAAATTAAACTAATTAAAATAAGGTGTTCTTTTGAATATTTTTTATTTTTTATCGGAAAAAACAATTTCCCTTTTGCATAGTTGTTAATCATCGTTTTTGTTAACACTTTATCATCTTTATATCGTTTTGAATGACCAAACTTGTTCTCGAATAGTTGAATCACTTGGTCCATATATAAATCGATATTCGGCATATCTTCGAGCAGAAGCTTATCATCCATTTGAAATTGTTTGAAAATCTCTTCTAGATTCGTCATCTTCACTTTCCCTCAACTTTATTTTTATAAAATAAGTGTAGCGTGAAAAATTGCAATTGTAAATATTGACTACATCATATTATGAGTGTAATATGATAAGTAGTTATTAAAACCACATAATAAAGTTAAGGGGTAATAAATATGAATAACTATATTCGAGAACCAATTAACGGGATTACGCATTTAGCAGGAGCAGTTTTTGCCTTTTTTGGATTGTTAGCGATGGTCATTAAAGCAGCGAGTTCAGATGGAACGATTCTTGATATTGCGGCTGTCATCGTTTTTGGAATTAGCATGATCTTACTTTATTCAGCATCAGCAACTTATCATATGGTCATCGCCAAAGATAAAGTTATCGCCTTTCTACGCCGTATTGACCACTCAATGATTTTTGTATTAATTGCTGGAACGTACACTCCTTTTTGTTTAATCAGTTTAAATGGAGTGACAGGTTGGGTTATTTTTTCAATCGTTTCATTGATTGGAATAAGTGGAGTGTTATTTAAAATGATTTGGTTCCAATGTCCTCGTTGGATTTCAACTGCTTTATATATTGGTATGGGTTG
It contains:
- a CDS encoding LutB/LldF family L-lactate oxidation iron-sulfur protein — protein: MPMKISEEKFFGRVDKGLENSFMRNAMVSAQERLKNKKLDAQEELGNWEEWRNLAEEIRQHTLENLDYYLDELTENVVKQGGHVFFAQTAEEANEYITNIAKQKNAKKVIKSKSMVTEEISMNEALEQIGCEVIESDLGEYILQIDDHDPPSHIVAPALHKNKEQIRDTFSVKKGYTKTEKPEELALFAREQLRKEFLEADLGITGCNFAVAESGAISLVTNEGNARLSTTLPKTQITVMGMERIVPTWEELDILVSMLCRSAVGQKLTSYITGLTGPKEEGDVDGPEEFHLVIVDNGRSNILGTEFQSVLQCIRCAACINVCPIYRHIGGHSYGSIYPGPIGAVLSPLLGGYDDYKELPYASSLCAACTEACPVKIPLHELLIKHRRNIVEDHGKAAFGEKLAMKGFSLAASNPKIFSFGSKAAPMMMSPLVSEGKVKKGPGPIKPWTDIRDFPEPSKQSFREWFKKREKGGETS
- a CDS encoding lactate utilization protein C, whose product is MTKGTVQNKDKFLQTVAKSLGRERRTENVTRPQWTHRPQWDVFKGKTQDELVDILAKQCENIHTDMVKTTADQLQPALDAVINGYEANSVISWDDPRFEEYGVTKYFEEAKAKGKSIHTWDTAMGEENITIAEKANVGITFSDITLAESGTVVLLSNSGKGRSVSLLPTFYVAIIPKSTIVPRMTQATSYIHKLQQEQGKVPSCINFISGPSNSADIEMNLVVGVHGPIRVTYIVVMDK
- a CDS encoding DUF1836 domain-containing protein gives rise to the protein MTNLEEIFKQFQMDDKLLLEDMPNIDLYMDQVIQLFENKFGHSKRYKDDKVLTKTMINNYAKGKLFFPIKNKKYSKEHLILISLIYQLKGGLSINDIRDTFEQTNENIEKDALDIESFYQSYVSVTSNNAERFKQDLEERIKEVEKEVDSFSEEEKVYLEKVLLITSLIHMSNLFRRAAEKVVDDIKKEKQ
- a CDS encoding hemolysin III family protein → MNNYIREPINGITHLAGAVFAFFGLLAMVIKAASSDGTILDIAAVIVFGISMILLYSASATYHMVIAKDKVIAFLRRIDHSMIFVLIAGTYTPFCLISLNGVTGWVIFSIVSLIGISGVLFKMIWFQCPRWISTALYIGMGWIIIFAVTPLSETLSSKGLLLLIGGGLLYTIGGVIYGLKPKFLQIKSMGFHEIFHIFILLGSFAHFLCVYMYVL